One Scomber scombrus chromosome 1, fScoSco1.1, whole genome shotgun sequence DNA segment encodes these proteins:
- the LOC133978815 gene encoding retinal cone rhodopsin-sensitive cGMP 3',5'-cyclic phosphodiesterase subunit gamma-like: protein MNAAAAAGEGGKAAPPKFKQKEGRQFKSKAPKAGQKGFDNDVPGMEGLGDSAVVCPWEAFGDMELNELAQFGIV, encoded by the exons ATgaacgcagcagcagcagcaggtgaaggAGGAAAGGCCGCTCCCCCCAAGTTCAAGCAGAAGGAGGGCAGGCAGTTCAAGAGCAAGGCTCCTAAAGCTGGACAGAAGGG GTTTGACAACGACGTCCCAGGGATGGAGGGTCTCGGAG actcTGCGGTGGTTTGCCCCTGGGAGGCGTTTGGTGACATGGAGCTGAACGAACTGGCTCAGTTTGGCATCGTCTAG